One genomic segment of Besnoitia besnoiti strain Bb-Ger1 chromosome VII, whole genome shotgun sequence includes these proteins:
- a CDS encoding pyruvate kinase PyK1 (encoded by transcript BESB_077680): protein MASTQPQTLGAGVAESGRVARLVSASSVMTQQLGKSTNIRMSQILEPRSEEDWTAHRTRIVCTMGPACWNVDTLVKMIDAGMNVCRLNFSHGDHETHARTVQNIQEAMKQRPEARLAILLDTKGPEIRTGMLKDHKPITLQQGATLKIVTDYSFVGDETTIACSYAALPQSVKPGNTILIADGSLSVKVTEVGNDYVLTRVENAATIGERKNMNLPNVKVQLPVIGEKDKNDILNFGIPMGCNFIAASFVQSADDVRLIRSLLGPRGRHIRIIPKIENVEGLINFDEILAEADGIMIARGDLGMEIPPEKVFLAQKMMIAKCNVAGKPVITATQMLESMIKNPRPTRAEAADVANAVLDGTDCVMLSGETANGEFPVITVETMARICYEAETCVDYPALYRAMCLAVPSPITTQEAVARAAVETAEGVNAAIILALTETGQTARLIAKYRPMQPILALSASESTIKHLQVIRGVTTMQVPSFQGTDHVIRNALVIAKERELVTEGESIVAVHGMKEEVAGSSNLLKVLIVE from the exons TGCCCGCTTGGTGTCTGCCAGTTCCGTAATGACACAGCAGCTGGGCAAGAGCACCAACATCCGCATGTCGCAGATTCTTGAGCCTCGCTCGGAAGAGGACTGGACTGCGCATCGCACGCGCATCGTGTGCACTATGGGACCGGCGTGCTGGAACGTAGACACACTCGTGAAGATGATCGACGCCGGTATGAACGTGTGCCGTCTGAACTTTTCTCACGGTGACCACGAGACGCACGCACGTACTGTGCAAAACATCCAGGAAGCGATGAAGCAGAGACCCGAAGCGCGCCTTGCCATTCTCTTGGACACCAAGGGCCCGGAAATCCGCACAGGGATGTTGAAG GACCACAAGCCGATTacgctgcagcagggcgCGACTCTGAAAATCGTGACTGACTACAGCTTCGTTGGTGACGAGACGACCATTGCGTGCTCGTACGCTGCGCTTCCGCAGTCGGTGAAACCAG GAAACACAATCCTGATTGCGGACGGCTCCCTGTCCGTGAAGGTCACTGAAGTCGGTAACGACTACGTCCTGACCCGCGTCGAGAACGCCGCGACCATCGGCGAGCGCAAGAATATGAACCTGCCGAACGTCAAG GTGCAGCTCCCCGTCATCGGCGAAAAGGACAAGAACGATATCTTGAACTTTGGTATCCCGATGGGATGCAATTTCATCGCGGCGTCCTTCGTGCAGAGCGCGGACGATGTGCGTCTCATCCGCAGCCTGTTGGGCCCACGCGGTCGCCACATCCGCATCATTCCCAAGATCGAGAACGTTGAGGGTCTGATCAATTTTGACGAGATTCTGGCTGAGGCTGACGGTATCATGATCGCCCGGGGTGACTTGGGCATGGAGATCCCGCCCGAGAAGGTCTTTCTGGCGCAGAAGATGATGATTGCCAAGTGCAACGTGGCGGGCAAGCCCGTGATTACAGCCACGCAGATGCTCGAGAGCATGATCAAGAACCCACGCCCgactcgcgcggaggccgcggatgTCGCGAACGCTGTGCTGGACGGCACGGACTGCGTAATGCTTTCTGGCGAAACCGCCAACGGAGAGTTCCCCGTCATCACCGTAGAGACGATGGCGCGCATCTGCTACGAGGCTGAGACATGCGTGGACTACCCGGCGCTGTACCGCGCCATGTGCTTGGCGGTTCCCTCGCCCATCACCACACAGGAGGCCgtggctcgcgcagctgtcgAGACTGCGGAGGGCGTGAACGCTGCCATCATCTTGGCTCTCACTGAGACCGGTCAGACGGCGCGCCTCATCGCCAAGTACCGTCCGATGCAGCCCATCCTCGCGCTCAGCGCCTCCGAAAGCACCATCAAGCACCTGCAGGTCATCCGCGGCGTGACTACTATGCAGGTCCCGTCGTTTCAGGGCACTGACCACGTCATCAGAAACGCGCTGGTCATTGCCAAGGAGCGCGAACTCGTCACCGAGGGTGAGAGCATAGTCGCCGTCCACGGCATGAAGGAGGAAGTCGCTGGTTCCAGCAACCTCCTCAAGGTCCTCATCGTCGAGTag
- a CDS encoding putative eukaryotic translation initiation factor 4A, isoform 3 (encoded by transcript BESB_077670): protein MARLEPDSNFVFETSEDCQVLPTFDSMGFKEDLLRGIYAYGFERPSAVQQRAIVPIMKGRDVIVQSQSGTGKTCVFCLGSLQCIDPKVRDPQALILSPTRELAEQSQKVCLALGDYMSVQVHCCIGGKRVGDDIRALEAGVHIVSGTPGRVFHMIAQRHFSTRHIKLLVLDEADEMLNRGFKEQVYDIYRYLPPATQVVLVSATLPHEVLEMTTKFMDDPFRVLVKRDELTLEGIKQFFVAVEREQWKFDTLTDLYDTLTITQAVIFCNTKAKVEWLAQKMKEANFTVSRMHGDMPQQERDEIMRQFRGGQSRVLIATDVWGRGLDVQQVSLVINYDLPNSRELYIHRIGRSGRFGRKGVAINFVKNDDIRILRDIEQYYATQIDEMPMNVADLI from the exons ATGGCGCGGCTAGAGCCAGATTCGAACTTCGTCTTCGAGACGTCAGAGGACTGTCAGGTCCTGCCGACTTTCGACTCGATGGGCTTCAAGGAAGACCTTCTCCGCGGAATCTACGCGTACGGGTTCGAGCGCCCCTCGGCtgtgcagcagcgagccATCGTGCCGATCATGAAGGGCCGCGACGTGATTGTGCAGAGTCAGTCGGGTACGGGTAAAacctgcgtcttctgcctgGGCAGCCTCCAGTGCATCGACCCGAAGGTTCGGGACCCGCAGGCACTCATTCTCAGCCCCACCAGAGAACTTGCCGAGCAGTCCCAGAAGGTCTGCTTGGCTCTTGGAGACTACATGTCTGTCCAG GTCCATTGCTGCATTGGCGGCAAGCGCGTCGGCGACGACAttcgcgcgctggaggccggAGTGCACATCGTCTCCGGTACGCCCGGTCGCGTGTTTCACATGATCGCTCAGAGACACTTCAGCACGCGACACATCAAGCTTCTGGTTCTCGATGAAGCCGACGAAATGCTGAACCGCGGCTTCAAGGAACAAGTCTACGACATCTACCGCTACCTCCCCCCCGCCACCCAAGTCGTGCTCGTGTCTGCGACGCTGCCCCACGAG GTCTTGGAAATGACAACCAAGTTCATGGACGATCCGTTCCGCGTGCTGGTCAAGCGTGATGAATTGACGCTGGAAGGCATCAAGCAGTTCTTCGTCGCAGTCGAGCGCGAGCAGTGGAAATTCGACACCTTGACGGATCTGTACGACACACTCACCATCACACAGGCCGTCATCTTCTGCAATACCAAGGCGAAGGTTGAGTGGCTCGCGCAGAAAATGAAGGAGGCGAATTTCACG GTCAGCCGCATGCATGGTGATATGCCGCAGCAAGAACGTGACGAAATTATGAGGCAGTTCCGAGGCGGACAAAGCCGCGTCCTCATCGCCACCGATGTGTGGGGTCGTGGACTCGACGTGCAGCAA GTTTCCCTCGTTATCAACTACGACTTGCCCAACAGTCGTGAGCTGTACATCCACCGCATTGGTCGTTCCGGTCGTTTCGGTCGCAAGGGTGTGGCAATTAACTTCGTGAAG AACGACGATATTCGCATTCTCCGAGATATCGAGCAGTACTACGCCACACAGATCGACGAAATGCCAATGAACGTCGCAGACCTCATCTAA